In a genomic window of Asticcacaulis sp.:
- a CDS encoding DUF805 domain-containing protein — translation MNLVQFLFSFQGRVRRLHLWLFFLVLSVLYGGIFWQFGHIHVDYGSGWAHGRHDWYGPGFWFIEHNPGFGLLGIVAIWMKLAVIVKRWHDREKSGWWILITLIPFIGWLWQLIECGFMDGTQGPNKYGPSPKGL, via the coding sequence ATGAATCTCGTCCAGTTCCTGTTCAGCTTTCAGGGGCGCGTGCGCCGTCTGCATCTGTGGCTGTTTTTCCTTGTCCTGTCGGTGCTTTACGGCGGCATTTTCTGGCAGTTCGGCCATATCCATGTCGATTACGGCAGCGGGTGGGCACATGGTCGCCATGACTGGTATGGCCCCGGCTTCTGGTTCATCGAGCACAATCCGGGCTTCGGGCTTTTGGGAATCGTGGCGATCTGGATGAAGCTTGCGGTCATCGTCAAGCGCTGGCACGACCGCGAAAAGTCCGGCTGGTGGATACTGATCACCCTGATCCCGTTTATCGGCTGGCTGTGGCAACTGATCGAGTGCGGCTTCATGGACGGAACCCAAGGTCCGAACAAATACGGGCCGTCACCGAAAGGGCTTTGA
- a CDS encoding IS5 family transposase (programmed frameshift) has protein sequence MSDLFLLSERQFHRIRPYFPLSHGVPRVDDLRVVSGIIYVIKHGLQWKDAPSGYGPHKTLYNRFIRWSRLGVFNRIFAALAGHAREPDRLMIDATHLKAHRTAASLLKKGLFSRCIGRTKGGLNSKLHAVTDGQGRPLVLLLSEGQMSDYKGAALLPDSLPKAKDLLADRGYDADWFRKALIEKGITPCIPPRQNRKIQVDYDKRLYKQRHKVENMFAKLKDWRRIHTRYERCAHTFFSAILIAATVAFWINQ, from the exons ATGAGTGATTTGTTTTTGCTGTCTGAGCGCCAGTTCCACCGCATCCGTCCCTATTTTCCGCTGTCGCACGGGGTACCGCGTGTGGATGACCTTCGGGTTGTGAGCGGGATTATTTACGTTATAAAACATGGACTTCAGTGGAAAGATGCGCCGTCAGGTTACGGCCCACACAAGACGCTATACAACCGGTTTATCCGCTGGAGCCGGCTGGGTGTGTTCAACCGCATTTTCGCGGCTCTGGCCGGACATGCCCGTGAACCCGACCGGCTGATGATCGATGCAACCCATCTGAAGGCACATCGGACGGCGGCAAGCCTCCTTAAAAAGGGGCTCT TTTCCCGCTGCATCGGTCGCACGAAAGGCGGCCTCAACTCAAAGCTCCACGCTGTGACAGACGGCCAGGGGCGGCCTTTGGTGCTGCTTCTGTCCGAAGGCCAGATGAGCGACTATAAAGGTGCGGCCCTGCTGCCTGACTCTTTGCCCAAGGCTAAAGACCTGCTGGCTGACCGTGGCTATGACGCTGACTGGTTCCGCAAAGCCTTGATTGAAAAAGGTATTACGCCCTGCATTCCGCCAAGGCAAAACCGAAAAATCCAGGTCGACTACGACAAACGGCTCTACAAACAGCGCCACAAGGTCGAGAACATGTTTGCAAAACTGAAGGACTGGCGACGCATACACACACGATACGAACGATGCGCACACACATTCTTCTCAGCCATACTCATCGCCGCTACCGTAGCCTTCTGGATCAATCAATGA
- a CDS encoding acyl-CoA dehydrogenase family protein: MTYRPSLKDITFCLDHVIGMSDSYGHAVFPDFDSDLRDAVLDAAGQLAGDVLAPLNRAGDLGGTRLEGDRVVIAPGFLEAIKTYAEGGWYGLAADPAYGGQGLPKMLEQACFDMFHGANMAFTLLPTLSQGAIEAIHEHGTQAQKDLFLPKLIAGEWSGTMNLTEPGAGSDLAALTTKAEPNGDGTFRITGQKIFITWGEHDGSENIIHLVLARLPDAPKGTRGISLFLCPKFLVDVDGSLGARNSVKCVGLEHKLGIHASPTCVMSFENAQAELIGPPNGGLAAMFTMMNAARLAVGFEGVGLADAAWQKAQDYALERRQGKSLITGQDYAPIYDHPDVRLMLAVMKAKIEAARAICMLTASAIDAVKRGDDAERHKRREDFLVPIAKAWSTDRAVEVASAGVQVHGGMGFIEETGAAQYYRDARIAPIYEGTNGIQAADLVGRKLGSDGMAAKELADDIKSFLDSDLPADFKADCEVLKSALAVFSAATDYLLLQKATAPLDVATAATTYLTLSGDLVGGWLLLKGAVAASEQLENGDKIWLTNRIKLMRIFFAYVLNHAPAHLAAIRSGYDALDDLTLNLD; encoded by the coding sequence ATGACCTACCGCCCCAGTCTCAAGGATATCACCTTCTGCCTCGATCATGTCATCGGCATGTCGGACAGCTATGGTCACGCCGTTTTCCCGGATTTCGACTCCGACCTGCGTGACGCCGTGCTCGACGCCGCCGGGCAACTGGCCGGGGATGTGCTGGCGCCGCTTAATCGCGCTGGCGATCTGGGTGGCACCCGACTGGAAGGCGACCGGGTCGTGATCGCGCCGGGCTTCCTGGAGGCCATAAAAACCTATGCCGAAGGCGGCTGGTACGGTCTGGCGGCCGATCCGGCCTATGGCGGACAGGGCCTGCCAAAAATGCTGGAGCAAGCCTGTTTTGATATGTTCCACGGCGCCAACATGGCCTTTACCCTGCTGCCAACCCTGAGCCAGGGCGCCATCGAGGCCATCCATGAACACGGCACGCAAGCCCAGAAAGACCTGTTCCTGCCGAAGCTGATCGCGGGGGAATGGTCGGGCACCATGAACCTGACCGAACCCGGCGCCGGTTCCGACCTGGCGGCCCTGACCACCAAAGCTGAACCCAATGGTGACGGCACCTTCCGCATTACCGGCCAGAAGATTTTCATCACCTGGGGTGAACATGATGGCTCGGAAAATATCATCCACCTGGTGCTGGCCCGCCTGCCCGATGCGCCTAAAGGCACGCGCGGCATTTCGTTGTTCCTCTGTCCGAAATTTCTGGTCGATGTGGACGGCAGTCTCGGCGCGCGCAACAGCGTCAAATGCGTTGGACTGGAACACAAGCTGGGCATCCACGCCTCCCCCACCTGCGTCATGTCGTTCGAGAACGCACAAGCCGAACTGATCGGCCCGCCCAATGGCGGGTTGGCGGCCATGTTCACCATGATGAATGCCGCACGCCTGGCGGTCGGATTTGAAGGCGTGGGCCTGGCCGATGCGGCCTGGCAGAAGGCACAAGACTATGCACTGGAACGCCGGCAGGGCAAGTCACTGATCACCGGTCAGGACTATGCGCCGATCTATGATCATCCGGATGTCCGTCTGATGCTGGCCGTGATGAAAGCCAAGATCGAGGCCGCGCGCGCCATCTGTATGCTGACGGCCTCGGCTATCGATGCAGTCAAGCGCGGCGATGATGCCGAACGCCACAAACGCCGGGAGGACTTTCTGGTGCCCATTGCCAAGGCGTGGAGCACGGATCGTGCCGTTGAAGTGGCGTCCGCCGGGGTCCAGGTGCATGGTGGCATGGGCTTCATCGAGGAGACCGGCGCCGCGCAATATTACCGCGACGCCCGCATCGCGCCGATCTATGAAGGCACCAACGGCATTCAGGCCGCCGATCTGGTCGGCCGAAAGCTCGGCAGCGACGGCATGGCGGCAAAGGAACTTGCCGACGATATAAAATCTTTCCTGGACAGTGACTTGCCGGCGGATTTCAAGGCAGATTGTGAAGTCTTGAAATCCGCGCTTGCGGTCTTTTCCGCTGCCACGGATTATCTTTTGTTACAAAAAGCGACCGCGCCCCTTGATGTCGCCACCGCCGCCACGACCTACCTGACGCTTTCCGGCGATCTGGTCGGCGGCTGGCTGCTGCTGAAAGGCGCCGTGGCCGCGAGTGAACAACTGGAAAACGGGGACAAAATCTGGCTGACCAACCGCATCAAACTGATGCGCATCTTTTTTGCCTATGTCCTGAACCATGCCCCCGCCCATCTGGCGGCGATTAGGTCCGGCTATGACGCTTTGGACGACCTGACGCTTAATCTGGATTAA
- a CDS encoding YceI family protein, which produces MTDLTPTSYNRYSRYIHWLMAFLILFMVFLGWRFEDKDTFLLNRANLHKSIGITILLLTFLRIGLRLAYKAPPEPPMPKWQALAAKALHLGFYVVMIALPLSGWLMVSTSAREIPFFGMAWPHLPVPQNHETHETFETVHGLFAKLIFYVMIPLHVLAALKHQFVDKDTVVEHMVPGLTPRPILNYRWLLPIGVVALAVALGFGIYSGTPLNEGRDAPPPPEAAAESASVEASASNAASSTETAASASSAAAVTNWIVDKSATTIAFATTFSGEVINGGFSSYTASIAFDPEQLDSSHVKVTIDLASVNSGDSDRDGTLKSDAFFNVAATPKAIYEASSFTKTDATHFVASGKLTMHGTTKPLNLPFTLNIKSGVATMSGTVDLDRTAFGVGTGDWAKTDSVPAKVTVKINLKAKASK; this is translated from the coding sequence ATGACAGATCTGACCCCGACCAGCTATAATCGTTATAGCCGCTATATTCACTGGCTGATGGCCTTCCTGATCCTGTTCATGGTCTTCCTGGGGTGGCGCTTCGAGGATAAGGATACCTTCCTGCTCAATCGCGCCAACCTGCATAAGTCGATCGGTATAACGATTTTGCTGCTGACTTTCCTGCGTATTGGCTTGCGCCTGGCTTACAAGGCGCCGCCGGAGCCGCCCATGCCGAAATGGCAGGCCCTGGCCGCCAAGGCGCTGCATCTCGGCTTCTATGTGGTGATGATCGCCCTGCCATTGTCGGGCTGGCTGATGGTCTCGACCTCAGCGCGCGAAATTCCCTTCTTCGGTATGGCCTGGCCGCATCTGCCGGTGCCGCAGAACCACGAAACGCACGAAACCTTCGAGACTGTGCATGGCCTGTTCGCCAAGCTGATCTTCTACGTCATGATCCCGCTGCATGTCTTGGCGGCGCTGAAGCACCAGTTTGTCGATAAGGATACGGTGGTCGAGCACATGGTGCCGGGTCTGACCCCGCGGCCGATCCTCAATTACCGCTGGCTCCTGCCGATCGGCGTGGTCGCATTGGCCGTGGCGCTCGGTTTTGGCATCTACAGTGGTACGCCGCTGAATGAGGGCCGGGACGCGCCGCCACCGCCGGAGGCCGCGGCCGAATCCGCCTCAGTCGAAGCGTCGGCCTCAAATGCCGCGTCTTCGACCGAAACCGCTGCGAGCGCGTCGTCTGCGGCCGCGGTGACCAACTGGATCGTCGACAAGTCAGCCACAACCATCGCCTTCGCCACCACCTTTTCCGGTGAGGTAATCAATGGTGGATTCAGCAGCTATACGGCCAGTATCGCCTTCGATCCGGAGCAACTCGACTCATCGCACGTCAAGGTGACGATCGATCTGGCCTCGGTCAATTCCGGCGATAGCGACCGCGACGGAACCTTGAAAAGTGATGCCTTCTTCAATGTCGCGGCCACGCCCAAGGCGATTTACGAGGCATCCAGCTTCACCAAAACCGACGCCACCCATTTCGTCGCCAGCGGCAAGCTGACCATGCACGGCACGACCAAACCGCTCAACCTGCCGTTCACGCTGAATATCAAGTCGGGCGTCGCCACCATGTCGGGTACGGTCGATCTGGATCGCACGGCCTTTGGCGTTGGCACGGGTGACTGGGCCAAGACGGATTCGGTACCGGCCAAGGTGACCGTGAAAATCAACCTGAAGGCCAAAGCGTCAAAATGA